One region of Streptomyces leeuwenhoekii genomic DNA includes:
- a CDS encoding glycosyltransferase, which translates to MRILCTTLGSPSHGRAQLPLLRALAEAGHQVAVATTDGLAHVFRDDDVEVNAVLPDVDPVGMLGPFLGELRDSADLSLSSPALMRMLMRALAGPGVKPHLDVLAPLARDFRPDLILRDGMDMGAVLTAELLEVPQLPTPSGFSNIIEPAEVLPTLNERRRELGLPQRDDPLSFVPHGRVDYVPPAFSFSRHLPPALSYRQTVDVERHGALPPWAAGLPTDRPLVYAGIGTALPVMREQTAQGAPQLPVELPDAAESLEAIVGAAAELEECTVIVSTSGIPLDTAGLPGHVHVTERVPQPLLLESMDLFVTHGGFNSVREALRTGTPLAVLPHFGDQHTNAERVAELGLGGHITDRSARGIAKMCRALLADPAPRARARSAQLAMLTLPDIGQAVSDLEGIAG; encoded by the coding sequence ATGCGCATCCTCTGCACCACGCTCGGCAGTCCCTCGCACGGACGCGCCCAGCTCCCCCTGCTGCGCGCCCTCGCCGAAGCCGGTCATCAGGTGGCGGTGGCCACCACCGACGGCCTCGCTCACGTCTTCCGCGACGACGACGTCGAAGTGAACGCCGTCTTACCCGATGTGGACCCGGTCGGCATGCTCGGCCCGTTCCTCGGCGAACTCCGGGACAGCGCCGACCTGTCCCTCTCCTCGCCGGCGCTGATGCGGATGCTGATGCGGGCCCTGGCCGGACCGGGCGTCAAGCCGCACCTGGACGTCCTCGCCCCCCTCGCCCGTGACTTCCGCCCCGATCTGATCCTGCGGGACGGCATGGACATGGGCGCGGTGCTCACCGCCGAGCTGCTGGAGGTGCCGCAGTTGCCGACGCCTTCCGGGTTCTCCAACATCATCGAGCCGGCCGAGGTGCTGCCCACGCTCAACGAACGGCGCAGGGAGCTGGGGCTGCCGCAGCGGGACGATCCGCTGTCCTTCGTACCGCACGGCCGCGTCGACTACGTACCGCCCGCCTTCTCCTTCTCCCGGCATCTGCCGCCGGCGTTGTCGTACCGGCAGACGGTGGACGTCGAGCGGCACGGGGCGCTGCCCCCCTGGGCCGCCGGACTGCCCACCGACCGGCCCCTGGTGTACGCCGGGATCGGCACGGCCCTGCCGGTGATGCGGGAGCAGACCGCGCAGGGGGCACCGCAGCTTCCGGTGGAGCTGCCGGACGCCGCCGAGAGCCTGGAGGCGATCGTCGGGGCGGCAGCCGAACTGGAGGAGTGCACCGTGATCGTGTCGACGTCCGGGATCCCGCTGGACACCGCGGGACTGCCCGGGCACGTCCACGTCACCGAGCGGGTGCCGCAGCCGCTGCTGCTGGAGTCGATGGACCTGTTCGTCACCCACGGCGGCTTCAACAGCGTCCGCGAAGCGCTGCGCACCGGCACACCGCTGGCGGTGCTGCCGCACTTCGGGGACCAGCACACCAATGCGGAACGCGTGGCGGAACTGGGCCTGGGCGGTCACATCACCGACCGCAGCGCGCGGGGCATCGCCAAGATGTGCCGTGCGCTGCTCGCCGACCCCGCGCCCAGGGCCCGGGCCCGGTCCGCCCAACTGGCGATGCTGACGCTGCCGGACATCGGGCAGGCGGTCAGCGACCTCGAGGGCATCGCCGGATGA
- a CDS encoding UDP-glucose dehydrogenase family protein, which translates to MPAQRVAVVGTGYVGLTTGACLASLGHAVVCADAEPRKVERLREGRVDILEPGLPETVRDALEAGRLEFTGDTAAAVTGAEVVFLCLPTPMGAGGAADLAAVEAVAEQIRDVLPSGCVVVNKSTVPVGTCERVAALLGRPDVAVVSNPEFLREGRAVHDFLHPDRIVIGAAERDAARRVAGLYAALDAPLVITDPASAELTKYAANFFLAMKLSFANNLATVCERFGADIGDVTEGIGRDPRIGSSFLVPGPGWGGSCLPKDTHALLTVCEQAGVDFPLLRATIDTNVTHQRLLVERVAAACGRGPDGSLHGVRLALYGLTFKAGTSDLRDSPALAVARLLRERGAELTAYDPALCHEQPDLSDLAELADDPVRAAEGAAACVVLTEWPQLRDLDWAAIAAHMAGHQVHDFRNLLDPDRLARAGLSWQGIGRASAPARAA; encoded by the coding sequence GTGCCTGCTCAACGCGTCGCCGTGGTCGGAACCGGCTACGTAGGACTGACCACCGGTGCCTGCCTGGCCTCCCTCGGCCATGCGGTGGTGTGCGCGGACGCCGAACCCCGCAAGGTGGAGCGGCTGCGCGAGGGCCGGGTGGACATCCTGGAGCCCGGCCTGCCCGAGACCGTCCGGGACGCCCTGGAGGCGGGCCGGCTGGAGTTCACCGGCGACACCGCGGCGGCCGTCACCGGCGCCGAGGTGGTCTTCCTGTGCCTGCCCACGCCCATGGGAGCGGGCGGCGCTGCCGACCTCGCCGCCGTGGAGGCCGTCGCGGAGCAGATACGCGACGTACTGCCGTCCGGCTGCGTCGTCGTCAACAAGTCGACCGTGCCGGTCGGCACCTGCGAGCGCGTCGCCGCCCTGCTCGGGCGGCCGGACGTGGCCGTCGTGAGCAACCCGGAGTTCCTGCGCGAGGGCCGCGCCGTCCACGACTTCCTGCACCCGGACCGGATCGTGATCGGCGCCGCCGAGCGGGACGCCGCCCGGCGAGTGGCCGGCCTGTACGCCGCGCTGGACGCGCCGCTGGTGATCACCGACCCGGCGAGCGCCGAACTGACCAAGTACGCGGCGAACTTCTTCCTGGCGATGAAGCTGTCCTTCGCCAACAACCTCGCCACCGTGTGCGAGCGGTTCGGCGCCGACATCGGCGATGTCACCGAGGGCATCGGGCGCGACCCGCGCATCGGCTCCTCCTTCCTGGTGCCCGGCCCCGGCTGGGGCGGCTCCTGCCTGCCCAAGGACACCCACGCCCTGCTCACCGTGTGCGAACAGGCCGGAGTCGACTTCCCGTTGCTGCGCGCCACCATCGACACCAACGTCACCCATCAGCGCCTGCTCGTCGAACGGGTCGCCGCCGCGTGCGGGCGCGGTCCGGACGGCTCGCTGCACGGCGTACGACTCGCCCTGTACGGCCTGACGTTCAAGGCCGGGACCTCCGACCTGCGCGACTCGCCCGCGCTCGCCGTCGCCCGGCTGCTGCGCGAGCGGGGCGCCGAACTCACCGCCTATGACCCGGCCTTGTGCCACGAACAGCCCGACCTGAGCGATCTGGCCGAACTCGCCGACGACCCGGTGCGGGCGGCGGAGGGGGCCGCGGCCTGTGTCGTCCTCACCGAGTGGCCGCAACTGCGCGATCTGGACTGGGCGGCCATCGCCGCACACATGGCCGGCCACCAGGTCCACGACTTCCGCAACCTGCTGGACCCGGACCGGCTCGCCCGGGCCGGACTGAGCTGGCAGGGCATCGGACGCGCGAGCGCACCGGCACGGGCGGCATGA
- a CDS encoding TetR/AcrR family transcriptional regulator, which produces MTGVQNDEASEAVADRSARRRSATATRSALRTAAAFRFGKYGYEGTSVRDIAGDVGVDAALVYRYFGSKEALFDDVTGAGKIFEPLLQEPVEAIPDWLCAMLLGTPKDGELPHPVLSVLRSSGRDEAVARLRADFREVFSTRLAARLGGPDAELRAELLAAWMLGTSLVLTEIRPPALRSAPDAKLEKYLRAVIETLLGPTAQHDGEMPEPGNGGCVADGR; this is translated from the coding sequence GTGACGGGAGTGCAGAACGACGAGGCGTCCGAAGCGGTGGCCGACCGGTCCGCCCGCAGGCGCTCGGCCACGGCCACGCGCTCGGCGCTCAGAACCGCCGCGGCCTTCCGGTTCGGCAAGTACGGGTACGAGGGGACCAGCGTGCGCGACATCGCGGGGGACGTGGGCGTGGACGCGGCTCTCGTCTACCGCTACTTCGGCTCGAAGGAAGCGCTGTTCGACGACGTCACGGGCGCCGGCAAGATATTCGAGCCACTGCTTCAGGAGCCCGTGGAGGCGATACCCGACTGGCTCTGCGCCATGCTTCTGGGGACGCCGAAGGACGGGGAACTCCCCCACCCGGTGCTGTCGGTGCTGCGGTCGTCCGGCCGGGACGAGGCGGTGGCACGGCTGCGGGCCGATTTCAGGGAGGTGTTCTCCACGCGCCTGGCCGCCCGCCTCGGCGGTCCCGACGCCGAGCTGAGGGCGGAACTCCTGGCGGCCTGGATGCTCGGCACCAGTCTCGTGCTCACGGAGATCCGCCCCCCGGCCCTCAGGTCGGCACCGGACGCCAAGCTGGAGAAGTACCTGCGGGCCGTCATCGAGACCCTCCTCGGCCCGACGGCGCAGCACGACGGGGAGATGCCGGAGCCGGGGAACGGAGGGTGCGTCGCGGACGGCCGCTGA
- a CDS encoding pectate lyase family protein has translation MPARSHRRSRRSRRAAAVCAAVVAAGVGAGVFVMNANAGTVDLYHQTLAAKDGWASSGTGTTGGTKADAAHTFTVSTRAQLVKALGSVSDTTPRIIKINGMIDANTDDNGRKLTCADYALGTGYSLSAYLKAYDPATYGRSKLPSGTQETARAAAQAKQGKNIVFKVPANTTIVGVPGTNAGLTGAMLQIQNVDNVIVRNLTFAATEDCFPQWDPTDGDDGNWNSNYDSVSLRGTTHVWADHNTFTDAPHFDSANPKYFGREYQIHDGALDITKGSDLVTVSRNQFTNHDKTMLIGSSDTDSVGKLRVSIHHNVWKGITQRAPLARIGQIHIYNNYYDVTPLNGYTPQYSINSRAKAQVVAENNYWKLPSGAKAAKLLSGDGTGSVKGSGNLVNGTVTDLVAAYNAASSKDLKTTVNWTPALTTGLEASASNLPTSLATTTGAGVLK, from the coding sequence GTGCCTGCTCGCTCCCACCGCCGGTCCCGCCGCTCCCGTCGTGCCGCCGCCGTCTGCGCGGCCGTCGTGGCCGCAGGCGTCGGCGCTGGTGTTTTCGTGATGAACGCCAACGCCGGGACCGTCGACCTGTACCACCAGACGCTCGCCGCGAAGGACGGCTGGGCGTCCTCCGGCACGGGGACCACCGGTGGCACGAAGGCCGACGCCGCCCACACCTTCACCGTCTCCACCCGTGCGCAGCTCGTGAAGGCGCTGGGCTCGGTCTCCGACACCACGCCCCGCATCATCAAGATCAACGGCATGATCGACGCCAACACCGACGACAACGGCAGGAAGCTGACCTGCGCCGACTACGCCCTCGGTACCGGCTACTCGCTGTCGGCCTACCTCAAGGCCTACGACCCGGCCACCTACGGCCGCTCCAAGCTGCCCTCCGGCACCCAGGAGACGGCGCGCGCCGCCGCCCAGGCCAAGCAGGGCAAGAACATCGTCTTCAAGGTCCCCGCCAACACGACGATCGTGGGCGTCCCCGGTACGAACGCGGGCCTCACCGGGGCCATGCTCCAGATCCAGAACGTGGACAACGTCATCGTCCGCAACCTGACCTTCGCCGCCACCGAGGACTGCTTCCCGCAGTGGGACCCGACCGACGGCGACGACGGCAACTGGAACTCCAACTACGACTCGGTGTCCCTGCGCGGCACGACCCACGTGTGGGCGGACCACAACACGTTCACCGACGCGCCGCACTTCGACAGCGCCAACCCGAAGTACTTCGGCCGCGAGTACCAGATCCACGACGGCGCCCTCGACATCACCAAGGGATCCGACCTGGTGACCGTCTCGCGCAACCAGTTCACCAACCACGACAAGACGATGCTGATCGGCAGCAGCGACACCGACAGCGTCGGCAAGCTGCGCGTCTCCATCCACCACAACGTGTGGAAGGGCATCACACAGCGTGCCCCGCTGGCCCGCATCGGCCAGATCCACATCTACAACAACTACTACGACGTCACGCCCCTCAACGGGTACACGCCGCAGTACAGCATCAACTCCCGTGCCAAGGCCCAGGTCGTCGCGGAGAACAACTACTGGAAGCTGCCGTCCGGAGCGAAGGCCGCCAAGCTCCTCAGCGGTGACGGCACCGGCTCGGTCAAGGGCTCCGGCAACCTCGTCAACGGCACGGTGACCGACCTCGTCGCCGCCTACAACGCCGCCTCGTCCAAGGACCTGAAGACCACGGTCAACTGGACCCCGGCCCTCACGACGGGCCTGGAGGCCTCGGCGAGCAACCTGCCGACGTCGCTGGCGACGACGACGGGGGCGGGCGTGCTCAAGTAG
- a CDS encoding MDR family MFS transporter has protein sequence MTSSEPRQHSADGDAPVRLSHRQITTVMSGLVVGMFLGALDQTVVASALRTIADDLHGLTAQAWATTAYLITATIATPLYGKLSDIHGRRPVYLAAIGLFTAGSLLCACATSMYELAAFRAVQGLGGGGLMSLAMTIVADITTPRERGRYQGYFMAVFGGASIVGPLAGGALADRDTLLGITGWRWIFLLNVPLAALAAVAIVRVLRSPHQRVRHRLDYPGALALAVGIVPLLTVAEQGRTWGWSSPPALLMYAVGALGLVAFVLVERHTGAAALLPPRLFRVRTFRLGVGLHFVVGIGMFGAMTTVPLYLQIVRGMSPMTAGLATLPTVAANLAVTLLVGRLIARTGRFKIHLVAGIGSFTAAMLVFATLRVDSPLWHAALGMALMGAGLGASMQTLTTLAQCEVPRTDMGAATASVNFFRSNGGTVGTAAFLSILFSAAGGRIAERLAEARRDPEYRRLLAEPGNAHALADVLRPGGGVDLEDSTFLRELDRGAALPFLEGYVTSMRLVFLTGAAVALVAFLIAARRVPDLTLADE, from the coding sequence GTGACCTCCTCCGAACCCCGACAGCACAGCGCCGACGGCGACGCGCCCGTGCGGCTCAGCCACCGGCAGATCACCACGGTCATGTCCGGACTGGTGGTGGGCATGTTCCTGGGGGCGCTGGACCAGACGGTGGTCGCGTCCGCGCTGCGGACCATCGCCGACGACCTGCACGGGCTGACGGCGCAGGCGTGGGCGACCACCGCGTACCTCATCACCGCGACCATCGCGACCCCGCTGTACGGCAAGCTCTCCGACATCCACGGCCGGCGGCCCGTGTACCTGGCCGCGATCGGCCTGTTCACGGCCGGCTCGCTGCTCTGCGCGTGCGCCACGTCGATGTACGAACTGGCGGCGTTCCGGGCCGTCCAGGGGCTCGGCGGGGGCGGACTGATGTCGCTGGCCATGACGATCGTCGCCGACATCACCACTCCGCGCGAACGAGGCCGCTACCAGGGCTACTTCATGGCCGTGTTCGGCGGCGCCAGCATCGTCGGCCCGCTGGCGGGCGGCGCCCTCGCGGACCGGGACACACTGCTGGGCATCACCGGCTGGCGCTGGATCTTCCTGCTCAACGTGCCGCTCGCCGCCTTGGCCGCCGTGGCGATCGTCCGCGTCCTACGGTCACCGCACCAGCGGGTGCGGCACCGGCTCGACTATCCGGGAGCACTCGCCCTGGCCGTCGGGATCGTGCCGTTGCTGACCGTCGCCGAGCAGGGCCGCACCTGGGGGTGGTCCTCGCCCCCGGCCCTGCTGATGTACGCCGTCGGCGCGCTGGGACTCGTCGCCTTCGTCCTGGTGGAGCGCCACACGGGCGCGGCGGCGCTGCTGCCGCCGCGGCTGTTCCGTGTCCGCACCTTCCGGCTGGGGGTCGGGCTGCACTTCGTGGTCGGCATCGGCATGTTCGGCGCGATGACGACGGTGCCGCTCTACCTCCAGATCGTCCGCGGCATGAGCCCGATGACGGCGGGACTCGCCACGCTTCCCACGGTCGCCGCGAATCTCGCCGTGACGCTGCTGGTGGGCCGGCTGATCGCGCGCACCGGTCGCTTCAAGATCCATCTCGTCGCCGGCATCGGCTCGTTCACCGCCGCGATGCTCGTCTTCGCGACCCTGCGCGTGGACAGTCCGCTGTGGCACGCAGCCCTCGGCATGGCCCTGATGGGAGCGGGGCTCGGCGCGTCGATGCAGACGCTCACCACGCTCGCGCAGTGCGAGGTGCCCCGTACGGACATGGGCGCGGCGACGGCGTCGGTCAACTTCTTCCGCTCCAACGGCGGCACCGTGGGGACCGCGGCCTTCCTCTCCATCCTGTTCTCCGCGGCGGGCGGCCGCATAGCCGAGCGGCTGGCCGAGGCCCGCCGCGACCCGGAGTACCGCCGGCTGCTGGCCGAACCCGGAAACGCCCACGCCCTCGCCGATGTCCTGCGCCCGGGCGGCGGTGTCGACCTGGAGGACTCCACGTTCCTGCGGGAACTCGACAGGGGCGCGGCGCTGCCGTTCCTGGAGGGGTACGTCACCTCGATGCGGCTGGTCTTCCTCACCGGTGCCGCGGTCGCCCTGGTCGCCTTCCTGATCGCGGCCCGGCGGGTCCCGGACCTGACGCTCGCCGACGAGTGA
- a CDS encoding spore photoproduct lyase family protein, producing MHHPASLPDDGSGTLFGLEALSLGPAGGAAGPSFRDSATARRLLPVREIHAEPAAAASPRGRQIIARFPEARLVTVDSHWRIPGLHGNEGNVERWVRVKGETLVLGERKTLTTRPNGRSADWIAPGASNGCAMACAYCYVPRRKGYANPVTVFTNIDRIIAHLGRHIARQGPKTEPNQCDAEAWVYDIGENGDCSVDALICDNTADLVHAFRQWPTAKASFATKFVNPDLLALDPRGRTRIRFSVMPPDDSRLLDVRTSPVAERISAAADFLDAGYEVHFNLSPVVLRPGWRTAWAELLRHLDDVLPERVKRQAAAEVIMLTHNRELHEVNLGWHPRSEEILWTPELQQAKRSENGALNVRYRNQVKAEALAALRNLMDTHAPWLRVRYAF from the coding sequence ATGCACCACCCGGCCTCCCTCCCGGACGACGGCTCCGGCACGCTCTTCGGGCTCGAAGCGCTCTCGCTCGGACCGGCCGGTGGCGCGGCGGGCCCGTCGTTCCGCGACTCCGCCACGGCCCGGCGCCTGCTGCCCGTGCGGGAGATCCACGCCGAGCCCGCGGCGGCCGCCTCCCCGCGCGGCCGGCAGATCATCGCCCGGTTTCCCGAGGCGCGGCTGGTCACCGTGGACTCCCACTGGCGCATCCCCGGCCTGCACGGCAACGAGGGCAACGTGGAGCGCTGGGTCCGTGTCAAGGGCGAGACGCTGGTCCTGGGCGAGCGGAAGACGCTCACCACGCGTCCCAACGGCCGGTCGGCGGACTGGATCGCGCCGGGCGCCTCGAACGGCTGCGCCATGGCCTGCGCCTACTGCTACGTGCCGCGGCGCAAGGGCTACGCCAACCCGGTCACCGTCTTCACCAACATCGACCGGATCATCGCCCACCTGGGGCGGCACATCGCCCGCCAGGGCCCCAAGACCGAGCCCAACCAGTGCGACGCCGAGGCGTGGGTGTACGACATCGGCGAGAACGGCGACTGCTCGGTGGACGCCTTGATCTGCGACAACACGGCGGATCTGGTGCACGCCTTCCGGCAGTGGCCGACGGCCAAGGCGTCGTTCGCGACCAAGTTCGTCAATCCCGACCTGCTGGCCCTGGATCCGCGTGGCCGGACCAGGATCCGCTTCTCGGTGATGCCGCCGGACGACTCCCGGCTGCTGGACGTGCGCACCTCGCCCGTGGCCGAGCGGATCTCCGCCGCCGCGGACTTCCTGGACGCCGGGTACGAGGTGCACTTCAACCTCTCCCCCGTGGTGCTGCGTCCCGGCTGGCGGACCGCATGGGCGGAGCTGCTGCGGCACCTCGACGACGTGCTGCCCGAGCGGGTGAAGCGGCAGGCCGCCGCCGAGGTGATCATGCTGACGCACAACCGGGAGCTGCACGAGGTCAACCTCGGCTGGCACCCGCGGAGCGAGGAGATCCTGTGGACCCCGGAGCTGCAGCAGGCCAAGCGCTCGGAGAACGGGGCGCTCAACGTCCGCTACCGCAACCAGGTCAAGGCGGAGGCGCTGGCGGCGCTGCGGAATCTGATGGACACGCATGCGCCCTGGCTGCGCGTCCGCTACGCCTTCTGA
- a CDS encoding cholesterol oxidase substrate-binding domain-containing protein: MAGDSSVHGGGLSRRELLASSAAAGGAVWLLRGLVRPDGAYAADAPPAPPDFPAGPDLYRRVYENWAGEIRTDQLWTCAPRHPQDVVDIVNWAHGAGWTVRAQGKRHGWAPLTVADGTPAATRVVLLDTTAHLTAMSLERRAADGSAEVRVQTGATLEDLLAFAGAAGHGVTAAPAPGQLTVGGALAIGAHGTAVPAVGESPPPGHGYGSLSNLVTELTAVVWDEDTGRYVLRTVGRAEPDCDALLTHLGRSLVTEAVLRVGADQNLRCQSLLDIPAAELFAAPGTAAGKRTLAHFVDRTGRAEAIWFAFTDKPWLKVWSVTPRRPLGSRAVDEPYNYPFSDSLPEPVARLAGSLVSGAWASAPLFGQVQYLLAKVALTGDITDVLLSDGLVRDVLTGDVLTHLLAGGLRSDLWGASRNLLEYIRPTTLRETANGYAVLVRRADLQWVVSQFADFYRTLLAEYAARGEYPVNGQVEIRVTGLEDPSVCGVPGARPPLLSALRPRPDRPEADTAVWIDILSLPATPALHRFYREIEQFLFTLDGDRATVRVEWSKGWAYTDTAAWSDPDVLARTVPAGLRAGGGPGWDEAVAALERLDPHHVLSSPFLDTLLR, from the coding sequence ATGGCGGGCGATTCTTCGGTTCACGGCGGCGGACTGTCGCGGCGCGAACTGCTCGCGTCGTCGGCCGCCGCGGGTGGCGCGGTGTGGCTGCTGCGCGGACTGGTCCGCCCGGACGGCGCGTACGCCGCCGACGCACCCCCGGCACCGCCGGATTTCCCGGCCGGACCCGACCTCTACCGACGCGTCTACGAGAACTGGGCCGGCGAGATCCGCACCGACCAGTTGTGGACGTGCGCCCCGCGCCACCCCCAAGACGTGGTCGACATCGTCAACTGGGCGCACGGCGCCGGCTGGACGGTACGCGCGCAAGGCAAACGGCACGGCTGGGCCCCGCTCACGGTGGCCGACGGCACACCCGCCGCGACCCGGGTCGTCCTGCTGGACACCACCGCACACCTCACCGCCATGTCGCTGGAGCGGCGGGCCGCCGACGGCTCGGCCGAGGTCCGGGTCCAGACCGGGGCCACCCTGGAGGACCTGCTCGCGTTCGCCGGCGCCGCCGGTCACGGCGTCACCGCAGCGCCGGCACCCGGACAGCTGACGGTCGGCGGCGCGCTCGCCATCGGCGCGCACGGTACGGCCGTCCCCGCCGTCGGCGAGAGCCCGCCGCCCGGCCACGGTTACGGCTCGCTGAGCAACCTGGTCACCGAACTGACCGCGGTCGTCTGGGACGAGGACACGGGCCGCTACGTCCTGCGGACCGTCGGCCGGGCGGAACCCGACTGCGACGCGCTCCTCACCCACCTCGGCCGCTCGCTCGTCACCGAGGCCGTCCTGCGCGTGGGCGCCGACCAGAACCTGCGCTGCCAGTCCCTCCTGGACATCCCCGCCGCCGAACTGTTCGCCGCCCCCGGCACCGCGGCCGGGAAGCGGACCCTGGCCCACTTCGTCGACCGGACCGGCCGGGCGGAGGCGATCTGGTTCGCCTTCACCGACAAGCCCTGGCTGAAGGTCTGGAGCGTCACCCCGCGACGGCCGCTGGGCTCCCGCGCGGTCGACGAGCCGTACAACTACCCGTTCTCCGACTCCCTCCCCGAGCCGGTGGCCCGGCTGGCCGGATCCCTGGTCTCGGGGGCCTGGGCAAGCGCGCCGCTCTTCGGCCAAGTGCAGTACCTGCTGGCCAAGGTGGCGCTGACCGGCGACATCACCGACGTCCTGCTCTCCGACGGCCTCGTGCGGGACGTGCTGACCGGTGACGTCCTCACCCATCTGCTGGCGGGCGGGCTGCGGTCGGACCTGTGGGGCGCCTCCCGCAACCTGCTGGAGTACATACGGCCCACCACGCTGCGCGAGACGGCCAACGGCTATGCCGTCCTCGTCCGCCGCGCCGATCTGCAATGGGTGGTCAGCCAGTTCGCCGACTTCTACCGCACACTGCTCGCCGAGTACGCGGCGCGCGGCGAGTACCCGGTCAACGGCCAGGTGGAGATCCGCGTGACCGGCCTGGAGGACCCGTCCGTGTGCGGCGTACCCGGCGCGCGGCCACCCCTGCTGTCCGCCCTGCGACCGCGCCCCGACCGGCCGGAGGCCGACACCGCCGTGTGGATCGACATCCTCTCCCTGCCGGCCACACCCGCCCTGCACCGCTTCTACCGGGAGATCGAGCAGTTCCTGTTCACCCTGGACGGGGACAGGGCGACGGTCCGGGTGGAGTGGTCCAAGGGCTGGGCCTACACCGACACCGCCGCATGGTCCGACCCGGACGTCCTCGCCCGCACCGTCCCCGCCGGCCTGCGCGCCGGGGGAGGCCCGGGCTGGGACGAGGCCGTCGCGGCCCTGGAGCGGCTCGACCCCCACCACGTGCTGTCCAGCCCCTTCCTCGACACCCTGCTGCGCTGA
- a CDS encoding WD40 repeat domain-containing protein: MRNTSGRGSRLTTVLLAGALAGAALTAAPGTVSAAPGAAAPNTAAAAVVPSGPGMELSAASFTQMTVDEAGQRVWIAGDRVHPDGSRDGELVGVLYGGAGRAVASAHMAAPLSGVAVEPDSSKVYAGQSDHIAHYSHYNGSLYPLDPIPAPADGCGRELVHTGGRLFFTSRPAASPEGCADALSSVGVAATAGGGQAREVMYSYTPIHLEGGPGGLLVTAPERWSPTADPDLGIYRVTDGADGNVLEFLGERRFTEDGTDRGMDFRDADFSADGSVLAVADGVRGTVLLGGQDARFLENHYAPLPEGVAPTAVAFSPDGKWFAQGGAASGDAADLTLAFADPSVERQPLRISFEDEAAGHRVVPRGMEFSGDGQQLFVVTSNQEGTRFWLNTIQTREALAPSRFVDVTHGPAVAGGPFRVTGRLDLDGLAPTETPRITVQRLNGLEVTDLPPVPVAEDGTFVLEDVLPDRVGDVHYVLGYAGDEVHYRSEHWLVVDVVKASSTVTRGGR; this comes from the coding sequence TTGAGGAACACATCAGGAAGAGGCAGCAGGCTGACGACGGTGCTGCTGGCGGGTGCGCTGGCCGGGGCGGCGCTGACGGCGGCCCCCGGTACCGTGTCCGCGGCCCCGGGGGCCGCCGCCCCGAACACCGCCGCGGCGGCCGTGGTGCCGTCGGGTCCGGGCATGGAGCTGTCGGCCGCGTCGTTCACCCAGATGACGGTGGACGAGGCCGGCCAGCGCGTGTGGATCGCCGGGGACCGGGTCCATCCGGACGGGTCGCGGGACGGCGAGCTGGTCGGCGTGCTCTACGGGGGCGCCGGGCGCGCCGTCGCGAGCGCCCACATGGCCGCCCCCCTGTCCGGCGTCGCGGTGGAGCCGGACAGCTCGAAGGTCTATGCCGGGCAGTCGGACCACATCGCGCACTACTCCCACTACAACGGGTCCTTGTACCCCCTGGACCCGATTCCGGCGCCGGCCGACGGCTGTGGGCGGGAGCTGGTGCACACCGGCGGGCGGCTGTTCTTCACCAGCCGGCCGGCCGCGTCGCCCGAGGGCTGCGCCGACGCGCTGAGCAGTGTCGGCGTCGCCGCGACGGCCGGGGGCGGCCAGGCCCGGGAGGTCATGTACTCGTACACCCCGATCCATCTCGAGGGAGGGCCCGGAGGTCTGCTGGTGACCGCTCCGGAGCGCTGGTCCCCGACCGCCGATCCCGACCTGGGGATCTACCGGGTGACGGACGGGGCGGACGGGAACGTGCTGGAGTTCCTGGGCGAGCGCCGGTTCACCGAGGACGGCACGGACCGGGGCATGGACTTCCGGGACGCCGACTTCTCCGCGGACGGCTCCGTCCTCGCGGTGGCCGACGGGGTCCGGGGGACCGTGCTGCTCGGCGGCCAGGACGCCCGCTTCCTCGAGAACCACTACGCACCGCTGCCGGAGGGCGTGGCGCCCACGGCCGTCGCCTTCAGTCCCGACGGCAAGTGGTTCGCCCAGGGCGGCGCGGCGTCGGGCGATGCCGCCGACCTGACCCTGGCGTTCGCCGACCCGTCGGTCGAGCGGCAGCCGCTGCGCATCAGCTTCGAGGACGAGGCCGCGGGCCACCGCGTCGTCCCGCGGGGCATGGAGTTCTCCGGGGACGGTCAGCAGCTCTTCGTCGTGACCTCCAACCAGGAGGGCACCAGGTTCTGGCTGAACACGATCCAGACCCGGGAGGCCCTGGCCCCGTCGCGCTTCGTGGACGTGACGCACGGCCCGGCCGTCGCCGGGGGGCCGTTCCGGGTGACCGGACGACTGGACCTGGACGGACTGGCGCCCACCGAGACGCCGCGGATCACGGTGCAGCGACTGAACGGCCTGGAGGTCACCGACCTGCCGCCGGTTCCGGTCGCCGAGGACGGAACGTTCGTCCTGGAGGACGTCCTGCCGGACCGGGTCGGGGACGTCCACTACGTGCTCGGCTACGCGGGCGACGAAGTCCACTACCGCTCGGAGCACTGGCTCGTGGTGGACGTGGTCAAGGCGTCGAGCACGGTGACCCGCGGCGGCCGGTAG